One Desulfitibacter alkalitolerans DSM 16504 genomic window carries:
- the istB gene encoding IS21-like element helper ATPase IstB: MLTSDIAACCKELRLSRNIAEMSEKIQAQCNQEYLLKLLKSELEYRDRIRKDKLLKSAGFYSIKPFEGFKFDEVKLPEAVTPDYLKNCEFLNTNTNLVMYGNVGTGKTYLSIALGVEACKKGIKTKFFRTAALVNKLSEAKKNGTLTTFMKQISKAELLICDEWGYVPLDRTGAQLLFEVVSECYEKKSLIINTNIEFSRWVNVFYDEQMTGAILDRVLHHCHLLLFPGPSNRMRESSLT; this comes from the coding sequence ATGCTGACTAGTGACATTGCCGCATGTTGTAAAGAATTACGATTAAGTCGCAATATCGCAGAGATGTCTGAAAAAATACAGGCCCAGTGCAACCAGGAATACCTGCTTAAACTGCTTAAATCAGAGCTAGAATACCGTGATAGAATCAGAAAAGATAAACTCTTAAAGAGTGCTGGATTTTACTCAATAAAGCCATTTGAAGGCTTCAAATTTGATGAAGTCAAGCTGCCTGAAGCTGTAACACCTGATTACCTTAAAAACTGTGAATTTCTAAACACCAATACCAACCTAGTGATGTACGGTAATGTTGGTACCGGCAAAACTTATTTATCAATAGCTCTTGGAGTAGAGGCCTGCAAAAAGGGTATAAAAACAAAATTCTTCAGAACAGCGGCATTGGTAAACAAGCTTTCAGAAGCAAAGAAAAATGGGACTTTGACAACATTTATGAAACAAATATCAAAAGCAGAACTGCTTATTTGCGATGAATGGGGCTACGTTCCATTAGATCGGACAGGAGCACAGCTGCTGTTTGAAGTGGTCTCTGAGTGCTATGAAAAAAAGTCACTAATTATAAACACAAATATAGAATTCTCCAGATGGGTAAACGTTTTTTATGACGAACAGATGACTGGTGCCATCCTAGACAGAGTATTGCACCATTGCCACCTGCTATTGTTCCCAGGGCCTAGTAACCGAATGAGAGAGTCTTCATTAACATAG